The following proteins are encoded in a genomic region of Ailuropoda melanoleuca isolate Jingjing chromosome 10, ASM200744v2, whole genome shotgun sequence:
- the MEFV gene encoding pyrin isoform X2, giving the protein MIKTPRDHLLDSLEELVSDDFEKFKFKLQNTSLERDHFRIPRGQLQNAKPVKLASLMITSYGEEYAVKLTLQVLRAINQNLLAEELVRAIGPEYLIQESGTDSSAMSCSSGENKPKGLRIPDGLEGERQRQSGDGAISRPSSQYEAGRGPQKKPQGKRRDQTTSEDQDMQGKPGARSMTLSSRRSPLYGKQQGEKGSPSGKLRRNSSSAGSLQEHASESPTGSQRVKSRISGQQRPRSLDFTISRERELPNPETLLSQEKMRSDHPDSAATPSEVATLDIGATVAPEKGSRNPEHSMILKGGVFRNTLSNVSSSGLQTTWEHPESTGPSKKNGIEDREPSETLKEVVGSELHQPSGPEVSPSSGKPQDGAVLPLCRAQEGDDSCRYSVASRDPKTSGIRKRSSFLSLASLQVNNPEDNKQHEGLQIANLSPKSLPQCERHMKQVQLLFCEDHREPICLICRLTQEHQGHWVRPIEEAALEYKKQIETQKQTLRHQLEQLYHLLEQQEKLFVASLEDLSKTIGQVGEKYNTHVSRDIALLDKLIGELEAKQCQPEWELMKDIGVTLHRVKIVAVPKPWDIPSDVEKKIHWIYQKSEFAEKRMKSFLEKLRSETDTFNVPELICAQAYAVDVTLDAETAHPNLIFSNNLKSVRLGNKCDRLPDNPGRFDSCTIALGLQSFLSGRHYWEVEVGKKTGWILGICKASASRKGSMTLSPNNGYWVVMMMKRNEYQVSTIPPTRLQIREPPRRVGIFLDYQAGDISFYNVTYKSLIYTFSSFSSSGPLKPMFSPGTHDGGKNMDPLTICPVGDQGSP; this is encoded by the exons ATGATCAAGACCCCCCGTGACCATCTGCTGGATTCCCTGGAGGAGCTGGTGTCCGATGACTTTGAGAAGTTCAAGTTTAAGCTGCAGAACACCAGCCTGGAGAGGGATCACTTCCGGATCCCCCGGGGCCAGCTCCAGAATGCCAAGCCAGTGAAGCTGGCTTCTCTGATGATCACCTCCTATGGGGAGGAGTACGCTGTGAAGCTGACCCTACAAGTCCTGAGGGCCATCAACCAGAACCTCCTGGCAGAGGAGCTTGTCAGGGCGATTGGCCCAg AGTATCTGATACAAGAAAGTGGCACAGACAGTTCAGCAATGTCTTGTTCTTCTGGGGAGAATAAGCCCAAGGGCCTGAGGATACCAGACGGCCTGGAAGGTGAGAGGCAGCGGCAAAGTGGTGATGGGGCCATCAGCCGACCATCCAGCCAGTATGAGGCTGGAAGGGGGCCCCAGAAGAAGCCTCAGGGCAAACGGAGAGATCAGACGACCTCTGAGGACCAGGATATGCAGGGCAAGCCAGGGGCCAGGAGCATGACTCTGTCCTCCAGGAGAAGCCCACTTTATGGCAAGCaacagggggagaaggggagtcCCAGTGGCAAGCTACGCAGGAATTCCAGCTCTGCAGGAAGTCTCCAAGAACATGCCTCTGAATCTCCTACTGGGTCCCAAAGAGTCAAATCCAGGATCTCTGGGCAGCAGCGACCCAGAAGTCTTGATTTTACcatttcgagagagagagaactccccAATCCAGAAACTCTTCTGAGTcaagaaaaaatgagaagtgaTCATCCAGACTCAGCAGCCACCCCCAGTGAAGTGGCCACACTGGATATAGGTGCTACTGTGGCTCCAGAGAAAGGCTCCAGGAATCCAGAACATTCCATGATCTTGAAGGGGGGAGTATTCAGGAACACACTTTCCAATGTATCGTCGTCTGGTCTCCAGACAACCTGGGAGCATCCAGAATCTACAggaccttcaaaaaaaaatggaattgagGATCGAGAACCCTCTGAGACCTTGAAGGAGGTGGTAGGCAGTGAGCTCCATCAGCCTTCAGGTCCAGAAGTCTCTCCTTCTTCAG GGAAGCCACAGGATGGGGCTGTGTTACCCCTTTGCCGTGCCCAGGAAGGAGACGATTCCTGCAGATACTCCGTTGCTTCTAGGGATCCCAAGACCTCAGGCATACGCAAACGCAGCAGCTTCCTGAGCCTGGCCTCACTCCAAGTAAATAACCCGGAAGACAACAAGCAGCACGAAGGTCTGCAAATAGCTAACTTGAGCCCCAAGTCCCTGCCACAGTGTGAGAGACACATGAAGCAGGTCCAGCTGCTCTTCTGTGAGGACCACAGGGAGCCTATCTGCCTCATCTGCAGGCTGACTCAGGAACATCAAGGCCACTGGGTACGCCCCATTGAGGAGGCTGCCCTGGAATACAAG AAACAAATTGAAACCCAGAAGCAGACACTCCGGCACCAGTTGGAGCAGCTGTACCATCTTCTGGAGCAGCAAGAGAAGCTCTTTGTGGCCTCGCTAGAGGATCTGAGCAAGACCATTGGCCAGGTTGGGGAGAAATATAACACCCATGTGTCCAGAGACATTGCCCTTCTTGACAAGCTGATTGGGGAGTTGGAGGCCAAGCAGTGCCAGCCGGAATGGGAGCTTATGAAG GACATCGGAGTCACCCTGCACAG GGTCAAGATAGTGGCTGTTCCTAAGCCATGGGATATTCCTtcagatgtggaaaaaaagatcCACTGGATCTACCAGAAATCGGAGTTTGCGGAGAAGCGCATGAAGTCCTTCTTGG aaaAGCTGCGTTCAGAAACGGACACCTTCAATG TTCCAGAACTGATTTGCGCTCAGGCATATGCCG TTGATGTGACTCTGGATGCAGAAACTGCCCACCCCAACCTCATCTTCTCTAATAACCTGAAGAGCGTGAGACTTGGAAACAAGTGTGATCGTCTGCCTGACAATCCAGGAAGATTTGATAGTTGCACCATCGCCCTCGGCCTTCAAAGCTTCCTCTCTGGCCGCCATTACTGGGAAGTGGAGGTGGGAAAAAAGACAGGGTGGATCCTGGGCATCTGCAAGGCATCTGCGAGCAGGAAAGGGAGCATGACTCTGTCACCCAACAATGGCTACTGggtagtgatgatgatgaagcGGAATGAGTACCAGGTATCCACCATTCCCCCAACACGCTTGCAGATAAGGGAACCCCCCAGACGTGTGGGCATCTTCCTGGACTACCAGGCTGGAGACATTTCCTTTTACAATGTAACATACAAATCTCTCATCTACACATTCAGCAGCTTCTCTTCTTCTGGGCCCCTTAAGCCTATGTTCAGCCCTGGAACACATGATGGAGGGAAGAACATGGATCCTCTGACCATCTGTCCAGTGGGTGACCAGGGGTCTCCCTGA
- the MEFV gene encoding pyrin isoform X1, producing the protein MIKTPRDHLLDSLEELVSDDFEKFKFKLQNTSLERDHFRIPRGQLQNAKPVKLASLMITSYGEEYAVKLTLQVLRAINQNLLAEELVRAIGPEYLIQESGTDSSAMSCSSGENKPKGLRIPDGLEGERQRQSGDGAISRPSSQYEAGRGPQKKPQGKRRDQTTSEDQDMQGKPGARSMTLSSRRSPLYGKQQGEKGSPSGKLRRNSSSAGSLQEHASESPTGSQRVKSRISGQQRPRSLDFTISRERELPNPETLLSQEKMRSDHPDSAATPSEVATLDIGATVAPEKGSRNPEHSMILKGGVFRNTLSNVSSSGLQTTWEHPESTGPSKKNGIEDREPSETLKEVVGSELHQPSGPEVSPSSGKPQDGAVLPLCRAQEGDDSCRYSVASRDPKTSGIRKRSSFLSLASLQVNNPEDNKQHEGLQIANLSPKSLPQCERHMKQVQLLFCEDHREPICLICRLTQEHQGHWVRPIEEAALEYKEQIQKQLEHLKELRKSGEEQRSQGDKKTANFLKQIETQKQTLRHQLEQLYHLLEQQEKLFVASLEDLSKTIGQVGEKYNTHVSRDIALLDKLIGELEAKQCQPEWELMKDIGVTLHRVKIVAVPKPWDIPSDVEKKIHWIYQKSEFAEKRMKSFLEKLRSETDTFNVPELICAQAYAVDVTLDAETAHPNLIFSNNLKSVRLGNKCDRLPDNPGRFDSCTIALGLQSFLSGRHYWEVEVGKKTGWILGICKASASRKGSMTLSPNNGYWVVMMMKRNEYQVSTIPPTRLQIREPPRRVGIFLDYQAGDISFYNVTYKSLIYTFSSFSSSGPLKPMFSPGTHDGGKNMDPLTICPVGDQGSP; encoded by the exons ATGATCAAGACCCCCCGTGACCATCTGCTGGATTCCCTGGAGGAGCTGGTGTCCGATGACTTTGAGAAGTTCAAGTTTAAGCTGCAGAACACCAGCCTGGAGAGGGATCACTTCCGGATCCCCCGGGGCCAGCTCCAGAATGCCAAGCCAGTGAAGCTGGCTTCTCTGATGATCACCTCCTATGGGGAGGAGTACGCTGTGAAGCTGACCCTACAAGTCCTGAGGGCCATCAACCAGAACCTCCTGGCAGAGGAGCTTGTCAGGGCGATTGGCCCAg AGTATCTGATACAAGAAAGTGGCACAGACAGTTCAGCAATGTCTTGTTCTTCTGGGGAGAATAAGCCCAAGGGCCTGAGGATACCAGACGGCCTGGAAGGTGAGAGGCAGCGGCAAAGTGGTGATGGGGCCATCAGCCGACCATCCAGCCAGTATGAGGCTGGAAGGGGGCCCCAGAAGAAGCCTCAGGGCAAACGGAGAGATCAGACGACCTCTGAGGACCAGGATATGCAGGGCAAGCCAGGGGCCAGGAGCATGACTCTGTCCTCCAGGAGAAGCCCACTTTATGGCAAGCaacagggggagaaggggagtcCCAGTGGCAAGCTACGCAGGAATTCCAGCTCTGCAGGAAGTCTCCAAGAACATGCCTCTGAATCTCCTACTGGGTCCCAAAGAGTCAAATCCAGGATCTCTGGGCAGCAGCGACCCAGAAGTCTTGATTTTACcatttcgagagagagagaactccccAATCCAGAAACTCTTCTGAGTcaagaaaaaatgagaagtgaTCATCCAGACTCAGCAGCCACCCCCAGTGAAGTGGCCACACTGGATATAGGTGCTACTGTGGCTCCAGAGAAAGGCTCCAGGAATCCAGAACATTCCATGATCTTGAAGGGGGGAGTATTCAGGAACACACTTTCCAATGTATCGTCGTCTGGTCTCCAGACAACCTGGGAGCATCCAGAATCTACAggaccttcaaaaaaaaatggaattgagGATCGAGAACCCTCTGAGACCTTGAAGGAGGTGGTAGGCAGTGAGCTCCATCAGCCTTCAGGTCCAGAAGTCTCTCCTTCTTCAG GGAAGCCACAGGATGGGGCTGTGTTACCCCTTTGCCGTGCCCAGGAAGGAGACGATTCCTGCAGATACTCCGTTGCTTCTAGGGATCCCAAGACCTCAGGCATACGCAAACGCAGCAGCTTCCTGAGCCTGGCCTCACTCCAAGTAAATAACCCGGAAGACAACAAGCAGCACGAAGGTCTGCAAATAGCTAACTTGAGCCCCAAGTCCCTGCCACAGTGTGAGAGACACATGAAGCAGGTCCAGCTGCTCTTCTGTGAGGACCACAGGGAGCCTATCTGCCTCATCTGCAGGCTGACTCAGGAACATCAAGGCCACTGGGTACGCCCCATTGAGGAGGCTGCCCTGGAATACAAG GAGCAAATTCAAAAGCAGCTGGAGCATCTGAAGGAGTTGAGAAAatctggggaagagcagagatCTCAGGGGGATAAGAAGACTGCAAACTTCCTG AAACAAATTGAAACCCAGAAGCAGACACTCCGGCACCAGTTGGAGCAGCTGTACCATCTTCTGGAGCAGCAAGAGAAGCTCTTTGTGGCCTCGCTAGAGGATCTGAGCAAGACCATTGGCCAGGTTGGGGAGAAATATAACACCCATGTGTCCAGAGACATTGCCCTTCTTGACAAGCTGATTGGGGAGTTGGAGGCCAAGCAGTGCCAGCCGGAATGGGAGCTTATGAAG GACATCGGAGTCACCCTGCACAG GGTCAAGATAGTGGCTGTTCCTAAGCCATGGGATATTCCTtcagatgtggaaaaaaagatcCACTGGATCTACCAGAAATCGGAGTTTGCGGAGAAGCGCATGAAGTCCTTCTTGG aaaAGCTGCGTTCAGAAACGGACACCTTCAATG TTCCAGAACTGATTTGCGCTCAGGCATATGCCG TTGATGTGACTCTGGATGCAGAAACTGCCCACCCCAACCTCATCTTCTCTAATAACCTGAAGAGCGTGAGACTTGGAAACAAGTGTGATCGTCTGCCTGACAATCCAGGAAGATTTGATAGTTGCACCATCGCCCTCGGCCTTCAAAGCTTCCTCTCTGGCCGCCATTACTGGGAAGTGGAGGTGGGAAAAAAGACAGGGTGGATCCTGGGCATCTGCAAGGCATCTGCGAGCAGGAAAGGGAGCATGACTCTGTCACCCAACAATGGCTACTGggtagtgatgatgatgaagcGGAATGAGTACCAGGTATCCACCATTCCCCCAACACGCTTGCAGATAAGGGAACCCCCCAGACGTGTGGGCATCTTCCTGGACTACCAGGCTGGAGACATTTCCTTTTACAATGTAACATACAAATCTCTCATCTACACATTCAGCAGCTTCTCTTCTTCTGGGCCCCTTAAGCCTATGTTCAGCCCTGGAACACATGATGGAGGGAAGAACATGGATCCTCTGACCATCTGTCCAGTGGGTGACCAGGGGTCTCCCTGA
- the ZNF200 gene encoding zinc finger protein 200, with translation MAAKVVPMPLKPKRSFILRVPPDSKLGQDLLRDATSGPKTIHQLVLEHFLTFLPKPSLVQPNQKVKETLVIMKDVSSNFQNRLQPHPMVKLLPREGIQQKQDTVSLYLKTEPEELVVLEDLNVFHSQEECVSLDATQQPTSEKEDNVGEMMLLVNDMNPESEDLQKETVENDDHREKTSDCDEVDCSVVSEESPHCHKDRLNTSIPKQRKMRNLLVTIENDTPLEELSKYVDINVIALTRNRRTRRWYTCPLCGKQFNESSYLISHQRTHTGEKPYDCSHCGKSFNHKTNLNKHERIHTGEKPYSCSQCGKNFRQNSHRSRHEGIHIREKIFKCPECGKTFPENKDFVLHLQSHEAERPYSCKTCGRRFGRLSNCTRHEKTHSACKTRKQKWDQERSDDPAST, from the exons ATGGCTGCAAAAGTGGTTCCAATGCCCCTAAAGCCAAAGCGGTCCTTTATACTGAGAGTTCCTCCAGACTCCAAGCTGGGCCAAGACCTACTTCGAGATGCTACTAGTGGGCCCAAGACCATCCACCAGCTGGTTCTGGAGCACTTCCTCACCTTCTTGCCCAAGCCAAGCCTGGTCCAGCCCAATCAGAAAGTCAAGGAGACCTTGGTTATTATGAAGGATGTGAGCTCAAACTTTCAGAACAGAC TGCAACCTCATCCCATGGTGAAGCTTCTGCCCAGAGAAGGAATCCAGCAGAAACAGGACACAGTGTCTCTGTATTTGAAAACTGAGCCTGAG GAACTGGTGGTCCTTGAGGATTTGAATGTATTTCACTCCCAAGAAGAATGTGTGAGCCTGGATGCTACTCAACAGCCCAcctcagagaaggaagacaatgtTGGGGAGATGATGTTACTGG TCAATGACATGAATCCTGAGAGTGAAGATCTTCAGAAGGAAACTGTAGAGAATGATGATCATAGAGAAAAGACTTCAGATTGTGATGAAGTGGATTGTTCTGTGGTCTCTGAGGAATCTCCACATTGCCATAAAGACAGACTAAATACATCTATTCCcaagcaaaggaaaatgagaaatcttCTAGTTACAATTGAAAATGATACTCCACTAGAGGAACTCTCAAAATATGTGGATATCAATGTGATTGCACTTACCCGAAATCGGAGAACAAGAAGATGGTACACTTGTCCACTGTGTGGGAAACAGTTTAATGAAAGTTCTTACCTTATTTCCCACCAGAGGactcacactggagaaaaaccctatgACTGTAGTCACTGTGGGAAAAGCTTCAAtcataaaacaaaccttaatAAACATGAGCGAATccatacaggagagaaaccttattCTTGTTCTCAGTGTGGCAAAAACTTTCGTCAAAACTCTCATCGGAGTCGCCATGAAGGAATCCATataagggagaaaatatttaagtgtcCAGAATGTGGGAAAACCTTCCCAGAGAACAAAGACTTTGTGCTTCATCTGCAGAGTCATGAGGCTGAAAGGCCATATAGTTGCAAAACATGTGGGAGAAGATTTGGTCGGCTGTCCAACTGCACCCGGCATGAAAAAACCCATTCGGCATGTAAGACCCGAAAGCAGAAATGGGATCAAGAGAGGTCTGATGATCCTGCCTCAACCTGA